AGTCCATGCCGTGAGAATCGCCCCCCTGCCGCGCATCGGCGCGCCCTTGCTGACACTGGGCGCGTCCGTCTTCCTCGTGTCGGCCTATAACCTCAGTTTCTGGAAGACGTTCGTTGCCGCCACGGGCGGTATGCGCTTTGACACGGTGCCCGTCCATGCGGGCGCGTTCCTGCTGCTGGTGCTGCTGTTCAATGCCATCCTTACGCTGTTCAATTTTCGCTTTGTCATCAAGCCGGTGCTGATCGCGCTGTTCCTGGGCGCGTCCGCGGCCAGCTACTTCATGAACGAATACGGCGTCGTCATCGATGCGTCGATGGTGCAGAACGTGTTCGAGACGGATCCGCGGGAAGCCCATGAGCTGCTCGGTTGGAGGATGGCGCAGACGGTCACGGTGCTGGGCATCCTGCCGTCGCTGCTGGTGTGGCACCTGCCGCTGGCGTTCCGCCCCGTGCGGCGCGATCTGCTGCTGAAGACCGGCACGGTCGCGGCGTCGCTGCTGGCCGCCGCGGGCCTGCTGCTGTTGCTGTTCAAGGTGCTGGCGCCGGCCGTGCGCGAGCACCGCGAACTGCGCTTCCTGCTGACACCCACCAATATGTTCCAGGCCACGCACAGCTACCTGAAGCGCAGGTGGTCCGTCCCTGTCGTCATCGCGCCATTGGGGACCGACGCCGCGCCGGGGCCGAAATGGACCGCCGCCGGTGCGCGCAAACGCACCGTCACCGTTATCGTGGTGGGCGAGACGGCACGGGCAATGAATTTCTCGCTGAACGGTTATGCGCGCCAGACCAATCCGGCATTGGCACGGCAGGCGGGGCTGATCAACTTCCGCAATGTGAGCTCGTGCGGGACCGCGACGGCCGTTTCCGTTCCGTGTGTGTTCTCCGGCCTGACGCGCGATGACTATTCGGCAGACCGGGCCGGCCGCCAGGAGGGCCTGCTCGATGTGCTGAAGCATGCGGGATTCGACGTGCTCTGGCGCGATAACAATTCGGGCTGCAAGGGCGTGTGCGACCGCGTCCGGTTCGAGGACGTGTCGCAGCCGGTGCCGGGCGACCCGCTGTGCAATGGGGAAGAGTGTTTCGACGAGCGCCTGCTGCGCGGCCTGCCCGAAATGATCCGCACGGCGCAGAAGGATCTCGTCGTCGTGCTGCACCAGAAGGGCAGTCATGGACCTGCCTACTGGAAGCGCTATCCGCCGGGCTTCAGCCGTTTCGAGCCGGTCTGCCGGACAAATGAGCTGGAACGATGTTCCCGCGAGTCGATCGTCAATGCCTACGACAACTCGATCCTGTATACGGATTACTTCCTGGCGCGGACGCTGGACCTGCTGCGTGCCAGTGCCGCGCAGGACAGTGTGGACACGGCGATGCTGTATTTTTCCGATCATGGCGAATCGCTGGGCGAGAACAACCTGTACCTGCACGGCGCGCCTTACATCATCTCGCCCGCGGAGCAGCGCACGGTGCCAATGATGCTGTGGTTATCCGACGGCTTCCGCCAGCGGTTCCGTTTCGATCGCCAATGTCTCGCTGCGCGCAGCGCCCAGGCTTTCTCTCATGACAACGTGTTTCATTCGGTGCTCGGGCTCCTGAATGTCAGCACCGCCGTCTATAACCCCAGGCTGGACCTGACCCACCCGTGTACCCGCGGTAACTGACGGCGCGGCAGGCAGATTAAGCGTCTCATTGTCCATCGTGCCTGGGCCGGGAACGATGACTCCGATTTTTCGACAGGGAGGGCTTGCGCTGTCGCGGTCTTTTCGCTATAGTTCTGTCCCTGCCGCAGCGTAGTAGTGAAAACGAAACGATGCGGCAGTGGTGGAAGCGCCTCCGGCGCCGACATCGAAGGGGTTGACGAGCTGCATGAAACACCGCATAATCTCATCTCTCTGCTGCTGACAAACACAACGCTTTGTCGCCGAACGCAGCAAACGCCTGAGGGCAGAATTCTTTAACAATCAACAGTCGATAAGTGTGGGCGTTTGATGTGAGTGTGCCCGGGACTTTGGTCCCGATACTCAAAATATATAGCATCAAACGCTTACACAAGTAATTAAACGTGACCTCGCAAGAGGAACGTCAGATTCTTGAGTGAGTGACCATGTCAGCAATGACATAAAACAGAGATTGAACTGAAGAGTTTGATCCTGGCTCAGATTGAACGCTGGCGGCATGCTTTACACATGCAAGTCGAACGGTAACAGGGAGCTTGCTCCGCTGACGAGTGGCGAACGGGTGAGTAATATATCGGAACGTACCCAAGAGTGGGGGATAACGTAGCGAAAGTTACGCTAATACCGCATACGATCCAAGGATGAAAGCAGGGGACCGCAAGGCCTTGTGCTCCTGGAGCGGCCGATATCTGATTAGCTAGTTGGTGAGGTAAAGGCTCACCAAGGCGACGATCAGTAGCTGGTCTGAGAGGACGACCAGCCACACTGGAACTGAGACACGGTCCAGACTCCTACGGGAGGCAGCAGTGGGGAATTTTGGACAATGGGCGCAAGCCTGATCCAGCAATGCCGCGTGAGTGAAGAAGGCCTTCGGGTTGTAAAGCTCTTTTGTCAGGGAAGAAACGGGTGTGGCTAATATCTGCATCTAATGACGGTACCTGAAGAATAAGCACCGGCTAACTACGTGCCAGCAGCCGCGGTAATACGTAGGGTGCAAGCGTTAATCGGAATTACTGGGCGTAAAGCGTGCGCAGGCGGTTTTGTAAGTCTGTCGTGAAATCCCCGGGCTTAACCTGGGAATGGCGATGGAGACTGCAAGGCTAGAGTTTGGCAGAGGGGGGTAGAATTCCACGTGTAGCAGTGAAATGCG
This is a stretch of genomic DNA from Pseudoduganella chitinolytica. It encodes these proteins:
- a CDS encoding phosphoethanolamine transferase; the protein is MRIAPLPRIGAPLLTLGASVFLVSAYNLSFWKTFVAATGGMRFDTVPVHAGAFLLLVLLFNAILTLFNFRFVIKPVLIALFLGASAASYFMNEYGVVIDASMVQNVFETDPREAHELLGWRMAQTVTVLGILPSLLVWHLPLAFRPVRRDLLLKTGTVAASLLAAAGLLLLLFKVLAPAVREHRELRFLLTPTNMFQATHSYLKRRWSVPVVIAPLGTDAAPGPKWTAAGARKRTVTVIVVGETARAMNFSLNGYARQTNPALARQAGLINFRNVSSCGTATAVSVPCVFSGLTRDDYSADRAGRQEGLLDVLKHAGFDVLWRDNNSGCKGVCDRVRFEDVSQPVPGDPLCNGEECFDERLLRGLPEMIRTAQKDLVVVLHQKGSHGPAYWKRYPPGFSRFEPVCRTNELERCSRESIVNAYDNSILYTDYFLARTLDLLRASAAQDSVDTAMLYFSDHGESLGENNLYLHGAPYIISPAEQRTVPMMLWLSDGFRQRFRFDRQCLAARSAQAFSHDNVFHSVLGLLNVSTAVYNPRLDLTHPCTRGN